GCCTACTATTTGCAAAAAGGGATGTGATGGATAAGGTATGGGAATCAGGGTCATGGGAGATTACCGTAGATAACATAAACAGGTTTGCTGAAAAGGAATGGATAGACCTAAGGGAGGACAATATAAAAAAATGGCAGACCCGTTTCATTACCATAAAAAACGAGAAAAAAAGAAAGTCCCTTTATTATGGCTCATGTTGTGACTTGGATAAAGATTCATTCCAACCAAGAGATGAATACAAGACCCCAATAGACCCAGGGGACGTTTCTGCCTGGATCCTCATAAAGGAATTTAAAGGGGCAAGGCATGAATTATATGAATCAACAAGGCTTATTGACACATAGAGGCCATCGTAAATGTCTCTATAATTTTTTGATGACACTTTTTTAAAAATAGTGTTACAATAGAACATCCATATGGCAGATATTGTGAGATTCGGTGTCTCTCTGAATAAGGAACTCCTGGATAAGTTCGACAGGCTTATCAGAGAGAGGAATTATTCAAACCGATCAGAGGCAATAAGGGATCTTATCAGGGATGATCTTGTAAAGAGAGAATGGGTAGAAGGAGATGATGTGGCAGGGGCAATAACCTTGATCTACGACCACCACAGAAAAGACCTGTTAAGCAAGATAACAGATATACAGCACAACTACCAGAAGATCATCATATCAACCCAACATATCCACCTTGACCACGATAACTGCTTAGAGATCATTGCAGTCAGGGGGAACCCCAAAGAGGTTCAACAACTTGCAGACACATTGAAGGCCATAAAAGGTGTAAAACATGGAACATTGAGTATGTCCAGCACAGGCAAGGACATAGCCTAATTTTTTTTGTTTGTTGGTAACACGAAATAATAATAAGTAACACAGGAGGTGAAATGGCTTTAAGTAGCAAGAAAAAATGTCTATTTGCCCTATCAGCTTTAGTTTTTATCTTTTTCTTCATGGGACATGACTGCCTTTATGGTGAAGACACCAAAAAAATAGAACTAACCGATATAGTGGTAACAGAAAAAAGATACAAAGGCATTCAAGACACCACAAAAAAAGCCCCTGTGACACCAATAGAAACCCTCTATGGAACCCAATTTAATGTGGTCACAGAAGATCAGATCAAAGAACAGGTGAGCCAAGACTTCCTTTCTACGCTCCGTGATGTCCCCGGTGTTATGATCCAGACTAAAAATCTTGCTGGCAGTCAGACAAGCCATAGCCTTTACATAAGAGGAAGGGGGGCAAGCCATCCGAGCCCTGATGTTATAATCCTTTTTGACGGTGCTCCGAGATTCGGCGCCATATTCGGTCAAATTTTAGGTGATAGTATTCCAGTAGCTACAATAGGTGGTATGGAGGTATATAAGAGCCCTCAACCCTCTGTATTCGGTAGTGGCTATGCCATGATAAATATACTACCAAAATATATGAAAAAGGTTGGTAAGGAGGCAGGTTTTGATCTCAGTGGAGGGAGTTATGAAACATTCAATGAAAGTCTATCTGCTGGCGTAAAAGAAAACAAGTTTGACATATATGCCTCCCAGAGTCTCCTATCTACAGGGGGACACAGACCCCACTCACGGGCAAGCCAGCAAAGCTATTATGCCAATACAGGTTATCAATTCAACAAAGAATGGAATCTTAGGTTTTTGATAAATTATGTAGATGCAGGGACAAATGCACCAATGCCTAATATAAGACCTAATGCCAACAACGGTGTTGCATGGCCCAGTGCAGAGCGTTATGAGACAGAGACCGTATTCACCACATTGACCCTCAACAATGAACATGAAAAAATGCATGGTTTTATAAAGGCATATATGGACAGGACAGATTTTGATCTTTTACAGGAACTTACAAATGGTCAAAGATATGCTGGGGGCACAGACGGTCTCTGGTCAATGCAGGAGATCATGCTTTACGGGTTAAGGGGAAAGGAATATTTTAACCTCTGGAAGGGAGGGGAGATCATCTTTGGTGTGGATCTAGATATGACAGGGCTTAAAAATACCCAGAGGACATATAGTGGCGCTGCAGTGCCCGGGATCAACGGTGGAAAGGCAAGAAGAGTTTGGGATTTTCCTGATACAAGACTTTTATCACCTTATGGCGCCATAAGCCAGATCATAGGTAAGCTAAATGGTTTCCATCTTATCCCATCAGCAGGGGGGAGATATTATAATCATAGCCTTTTCAAAGATAAAGGCGCATTCCAGACAGGAATTGTCTTAGGTTATAGCAATACAAACCTCAATGTAAATTATGCAAGGGGTGTAAATTATCCAAGTCCTGTTGCCCTTATGAATTTTGTCCTTGAAGGAAACGTGGTAAACGATGCCAGAAGCCGTTGGAGACACATTAAGCCAGAGGTGGTAGACCATTATGAGGCAGGCATCACCCATAAAATCCCTGAAAAGGGCTCTTTTAGTGCTACGGTTTTTAAAGATTATGGAAAGGATAGATTTCAAACTTACATGTTCGGGCCGGTGCCCCTTAGGTTTAATGACCCTATAGGCCATTATGAGATAAAAGGTCTTGAGATTGCAGGAACAGCGATGCCTTTAAATAATATGGAAATCTTCTCGGCAGCTACATGGATGCAATCAGAGGCAAAGGGTGGAAATGGCGCTGAGAGCACAAGACTTCCATATACACCGGGTTTTCAATTTCAAGGTGGTTTCAAATGGGGGTTTATAAAAAATTACAGGTTATATGGAGATATACAACACTTAAAAAATTTATATCAGGGGACATTTGCAAGAAGCGGGACATATAATACACCTAATATAACGGTAAAAGACAAACTTCAGGATATTACCATCATCAATTCCCGCTTAAGTTACATGTTTGATTATAAATCCATGCATATGAAAGAGTCGGAATTATATATTGCCATCAACAACATCCTCAATAAGAGATATGAATATGCCAAGGGTTATCCCATGCCAGGCATTACATTCTTTGGAGGCGTCAGCCTGAAATTCAGTTAAAAAGGCTTCAAAATGGATGTTATTAGCTCAAATAGATCGATTTTAAGATTATTCATTATTATAGTGATAGGCAGCCTATTTTGTCTATCCAGCCAGTGTTCTCCAAGGAGCCAAGACCCTGCCGTCATTGAAAAACATATCATTATAACATCAGATACCATATTAGGGAGCATTCTATCTTCCCTTTTACCGGGGGATCGCTATAGAGTAGAGTCTATAATTCCACCGGGACAGTGTCCGGGTCACTATGATATAAAACTTTCAGATCTTGAGAGGATAAAAAAGGCAGAACTTATCATCTATTTTAAAGGGATGTCCTTTATGGCCAAAATTCCATCTGAATCTTTTAAAACACTGGTTATAGACACAGAAGGTAACAACTGTATGACCCCTGATTATTACATATACAGTATGACGATCATTGCCGATAATATCTCCCGGATATTCCCGGATGATGCACGGTATATATGGAAAAAAAAAGAAAATGAAATCAAAAGGTTAAAAGAAGAAACCGATACTTTAAAGAGAAAGATACAAGAGGCAGGGTTTTCAGGTAAAAAAATTATTGCATCCTCCATGCAGCGGCAACCCCTTGAATGGATGGGTTTTACTGTAGTGGCAGATTACGGTAGACCTGAGGCAATTACCGCAAAGGATGCCATAAATCTCATAAAAATAGGAAAAAGAAATAAGGTTGTGTTGGTGGTGGACAATCTTCAATCAGGACCTGATACAGGCAGGGCGATTGCCGAGTCTTTAGATGTCCCCCATGTGGTTCTCACAAATTTTCCTTCAGAAAAAGGGTATATTCACACACTGAAAGAGAATGTAGAGATAATATTAAAGGCTTTGAAATATAATGAATAGGTTTGTCATAGAAATGGAGGGCATCACTCTTCACAAGGCAAAGAATATCCTCCTCGATCATATTAATCTCTGTTTTTCAGAGGGAGAGTTTGCAGGTATTATAGGTCCTAACGGTGCAGGAAAGACTACCCTTCTCAATGTGATAGCAGGTTTTGAGAGATTCACAGGAAGGCTTTCATTATTTGGACAGGATCAAACCTGGCATAGGGATAGAAATATCACCATCCGCATAGGATATGTCCCCCAGGTCCTTGAGATAGACAGGTCCTTCCCTATACTGGCATATGAGGTGGTATTAACGGGCTGTTTAGGTAGAACAGGGCTTTTCCGTTTACCGGAAAAAAAGGAAAAGGAAAGGTCAGAAGAGGTCATGGAGATGTTAAGGATTAAAGACATGGCCAAAAAACCTTTCGGCAGGCTATCAGGTGGCGAGCAACAAAAGGTGATACTGGCAAGAGCCATCATCCAAGAACCTCATATCCTCCTGCTGGATGAACCTGCATCAAACCTTGATATGGCAGTCCAGAAAGAATTTATGGACTTGATAAGTGATATACATAAAAAAAAGGGGATGACCATCCTCTTAGTAACCCATGACTTTAATCTCCTGCCGGCCTCCCTGAGAAGGGGGATACTTATAAATAAAGGAAAAATCGTGTTTGATGGAGATATAAGGACTGCCACATCAGGGGAGGTGCTTTCGGCGCTATTCAAGTATAACCTTGAGACCTTTGAAAGAAACGGGAAGAGGTTTGTATCATATGATTGATACCATCTTTGACAGTATCACATACCTATCTATCCAGAGGGCAGTTTTGGCATCTATTCTCTGTGGCATTGGATGTTCTATCCTCTCTGTCTTTGTGGTGCTTATGAAGATGCCACTTATTGGGGTATCCATGTCCCATGCTGCCTTTGCCGGTGCTGTCCTGGGTATGATGCTTGGTGTAAACCCTTTTTTAAGCGGTCTTATAATGTGTATGGCTGCTGCAGCACTGCTCGGTCCCGTTTCAGACCGCACAGATCTGGTTCCTGAAAATATCCTGGGTATCATGTTTTCGTTTCTCATGGGCATTGCCTTTCTTGGCATGGGTATTATAACCAGGACAAAGGCAGATGCCTTAAACCTCATGTGGGGAAACATGCTTACCCTTACTGAAACAGACATGTGGATACTTTTGTCTGCCACATCCTCTACCATTCTATTCATCCTCCTGTTCTTCAAGGAGATACGGCTTATCCTCTTCAACAGAAGGCTTGCACTCTTAAGCGGTATCCCTGAAAAACCCATCTACTATGCCCTGCTGTTTTTAACAGGGATTGTGGTATCATCAAACCTTACAACCGTCGGGGGGCTACTTATCTTTGCCCTCCTTGTCCAGCCAGGGGCGACTGCCCTTCAATTGACATATAACCTGAAACTATTTTTTATAATCGCCATTGCATCCGGGGTGAGCGCATCAATATCAGGGCTTGTCCTTTCATATGTATTCGATGTCCCTGCCGGGGCATCCATTGTGATTATGGCAACGGTCATATTTACCCTTTCATATATATTCTCACCTAAAAGAAAGGGATAAAAAAAAGGAGGCATATTCTATGGAACTAAAGAAAGATGACATAAATACCCGGAGAAAAGATTTCTTCAATGAACATGCAGAAAAGTGGCAGGATATGTTCTATAAAGACAAGACTACAGGTAGATATGATAAGCATAAAAGGGACTTTGACAGGCTTTTTTCTCTCATACCCATAAAAGAAGGGGATACTGTCCTTGATGTGGGTTGTGGAACAGGTATCCTCGTTCCATTTATCCTGAATTACATTAAAGAAAAAGGTGTCCTATATGAACTCGACTATGCAAAAAGGATGTTGCAGATAAACAAAAAAATGCATAAGGATGACAATATTATATTTATCCTTGCAGATGCAGAGGATGCACCTTTTGCCTATGGTTCATGTGACCTCATTATTTGCTTCTCCTGTTTTCCCCATCTCCATGATAAAAGAAAGGCCACAAAAATACTTGCCGATATATTAAAAGACGATGGTTTTTTTATCATATCCCATTTTGATTCATCAGATGGTATAAATAGACACCATTCTACATGCAATGCTGTAATGCACGACCGTCTGCCCGATAAGGAAGAGATGTTCAATATATTCCATGAATCAGGTATAGAGATCCTTAATTTTATCGATGAACAGGGATTTTATTTTATCATGGGTAAAAAATAGCGATTGAGGTCTATGAAAAAGGCATCTTTCTCTAATGTGAAAGCACCAGA
The sequence above is drawn from the Syntrophorhabdaceae bacterium genome and encodes:
- a CDS encoding class I SAM-dependent methyltransferase translates to MELKKDDINTRRKDFFNEHAEKWQDMFYKDKTTGRYDKHKRDFDRLFSLIPIKEGDTVLDVGCGTGILVPFILNYIKEKGVLYELDYAKRMLQINKKMHKDDNIIFILADAEDAPFAYGSCDLIICFSCFPHLHDKRKATKILADILKDDGFFIISHFDSSDGINRHHSTCNAVMHDRLPDKEEMFNIFHESGIEILNFIDEQGFYFIMGKK
- a CDS encoding metal ABC transporter permease, with amino-acid sequence MIDTIFDSITYLSIQRAVLASILCGIGCSILSVFVVLMKMPLIGVSMSHAAFAGAVLGMMLGVNPFLSGLIMCMAAAALLGPVSDRTDLVPENILGIMFSFLMGIAFLGMGIITRTKADALNLMWGNMLTLTETDMWILLSATSSTILFILLFFKEIRLILFNRRLALLSGIPEKPIYYALLFLTGIVVSSNLTTVGGLLIFALLVQPGATALQLTYNLKLFFIIAIASGVSASISGLVLSYVFDVPAGASIVIMATVIFTLSYIFSPKRKG
- a CDS encoding metal ABC transporter substrate-binding protein, encoding MDVISSNRSILRLFIIIVIGSLFCLSSQCSPRSQDPAVIEKHIIITSDTILGSILSSLLPGDRYRVESIIPPGQCPGHYDIKLSDLERIKKAELIIYFKGMSFMAKIPSESFKTLVIDTEGNNCMTPDYYIYSMTIIADNISRIFPDDARYIWKKKENEIKRLKEETDTLKRKIQEAGFSGKKIIASSMQRQPLEWMGFTVVADYGRPEAITAKDAINLIKIGKRNKVVLVVDNLQSGPDTGRAIAESLDVPHVVLTNFPSEKGYIHTLKENVEIILKALKYNE
- the nikR gene encoding nickel-responsive transcriptional regulator NikR — protein: MADIVRFGVSLNKELLDKFDRLIRERNYSNRSEAIRDLIRDDLVKREWVEGDDVAGAITLIYDHHRKDLLSKITDIQHNYQKIIISTQHIHLDHDNCLEIIAVRGNPKEVQQLADTLKAIKGVKHGTLSMSSTGKDIA
- a CDS encoding TonB-dependent receptor plug domain-containing protein, which encodes MALSSKKKCLFALSALVFIFFFMGHDCLYGEDTKKIELTDIVVTEKRYKGIQDTTKKAPVTPIETLYGTQFNVVTEDQIKEQVSQDFLSTLRDVPGVMIQTKNLAGSQTSHSLYIRGRGASHPSPDVIILFDGAPRFGAIFGQILGDSIPVATIGGMEVYKSPQPSVFGSGYAMINILPKYMKKVGKEAGFDLSGGSYETFNESLSAGVKENKFDIYASQSLLSTGGHRPHSRASQQSYYANTGYQFNKEWNLRFLINYVDAGTNAPMPNIRPNANNGVAWPSAERYETETVFTTLTLNNEHEKMHGFIKAYMDRTDFDLLQELTNGQRYAGGTDGLWSMQEIMLYGLRGKEYFNLWKGGEIIFGVDLDMTGLKNTQRTYSGAAVPGINGGKARRVWDFPDTRLLSPYGAISQIIGKLNGFHLIPSAGGRYYNHSLFKDKGAFQTGIVLGYSNTNLNVNYARGVNYPSPVALMNFVLEGNVVNDARSRWRHIKPEVVDHYEAGITHKIPEKGSFSATVFKDYGKDRFQTYMFGPVPLRFNDPIGHYEIKGLEIAGTAMPLNNMEIFSAATWMQSEAKGGNGAESTRLPYTPGFQFQGGFKWGFIKNYRLYGDIQHLKNLYQGTFARSGTYNTPNITVKDKLQDITIINSRLSYMFDYKSMHMKESELYIAINNILNKRYEYAKGYPMPGITFFGGVSLKFS
- a CDS encoding metal ABC transporter ATP-binding protein; this translates as MNRFVIEMEGITLHKAKNILLDHINLCFSEGEFAGIIGPNGAGKTTLLNVIAGFERFTGRLSLFGQDQTWHRDRNITIRIGYVPQVLEIDRSFPILAYEVVLTGCLGRTGLFRLPEKKEKERSEEVMEMLRIKDMAKKPFGRLSGGEQQKVILARAIIQEPHILLLDEPASNLDMAVQKEFMDLISDIHKKKGMTILLVTHDFNLLPASLRRGILINKGKIVFDGDIRTATSGEVLSALFKYNLETFERNGKRFVSYD